One segment of Anopheles stephensi strain Indian chromosome 3, UCI_ANSTEP_V1.0, whole genome shotgun sequence DNA contains the following:
- the LOC118512106 gene encoding 60S ribosomal protein L7-like, translating into MEQYAIPNKLPSEEVSVLTHRKGRLKQLAKRAEANPPAKKKRTSFRKVNTFVAHSRISERDAKRIKRNFLKKGVLPKKEVMYKENQLVLVYRHRGSKVIANKEVLKTLVRLGLPVQRSATLHRLTHELIAQLKVVEPFVIWGYPNITVVQALLYKYVRLRCLQTGEESKKPVPLTSNKQVEDLFGSLGMLCVEDLLHEIMKVGPHFDAIRERLRTFLLKDPVGGWKKSSTKGKLRSIGGEAGFRGEEINTLFQRIV; encoded by the coding sequence ATGGAACAGTACGCCATCCCGAATAAACTCCCCTCGGAAGAGGTCAGCGTATTGACTCACCGCAAGGGACGCCTGAAGCAGTTGGCCAAACGTGCGGAAGCTAACCCAccggccaagaagaagcgtaCCTCGTTCCGTAAGGTAAACACGTTCGTGGCCCACTCTCGGATCTCGGAACGCGATGCAAAGCGCATCAAGCGCAACTTCCTGAAGAAAGGCGTGCTGCCGAAGAAGGAGGTGATGTACAAGGAAAATCAGCTGGTGCTGGTGTACCGTCACCGTGGCAGTAAGGTCATCGCCAACAAGGAGGTGCTGAAGACGCTGGTTCGACTCGGCCTGCCGGTGCAACGGTCCGCCACACTGCATCGCCTGACGCACGAGCTAATCGCACAGCTGAAGGTGGTGGAACCGTTCGTCATCTGGGGCTATCCAAACATAACCGTCGTCCAGGCGCTGCTGTACAAGTACGTCCGGCTGCGCTGCCTGCAAACGGGCGAAGAATCGAAGAAACCCGTACCGCTGACGTCCAACAAACAGGTGGAAGATTTGTTCGGTTCCCTGGGCATGCTGTGCGTGGAAGATCTGCTGCACGAAATCATGAAAGTTGGACCACACTTTGATGCCATCCGCGAAAGGCTGCGCACGTTCCTACTGAAGGATCCGGTCGGTGGATGGAAGAAGAGCTCGACAAAGGGTAAACTGCGTTCGATCGGTGGCGAGGCCGGCTTCCGAGGGGAAGAAATTAATACACTCTTCCAAAGGATTGTGTAA
- the LOC118512094 gene encoding ras-related GTP-binding protein C encodes MSYQDEEEQVGSFPKDFGYGDFEHESDGNRTSDDKPRILLMGLRRSGKSSIQKVVFHKMSPNETLFLESTNKIVKDDINNNSFVQFQIWDFPGQIDFFDPTFDSDMIFGGCGALVFVIDAQDDYVEALTKLNQTVTKAHKVNPRIKFEVFIHKVDGVSDDFKMESQRDIHSRATDDLIDAGLEGVHLNFHLTSIYDHSIFEAFSKVVQKLIPQLAALENLLNLFIHNSGIEKAFLFDVVSKIYIATDATPVDMQSYELCCDMIDVVIDLSCIYGSRDNPDVPAFDNQSSSIIKMNNSTVLYLREVNKFLALVCIIREESFSRQGVIDYNFLCFREAITQVFELRFKHQKLEAIEQDSDNLEDLRDFERGDVISSMKRFQD; translated from the exons ATG AGTTACCAGGATGAGGAAGAACAGGTGGGATCGTTTCCGAAGGATTTTGGGTACGGAGACTTTGAGCACGAAAGTGACGGGAATCGGACGTCAGACGATAAGCCTCGCATTCTGTTGATGGGGCTACGGCGTTCCGGCAAGAGCTCCATCCAGAAGGTGGTCTTTCACAAGATGTCCCCGAACGAAACACTCTTTCTAGAGTCGACGAACAAAATCGTAAAGGAcgacatcaacaacaacagcttcgTGCAGTTTCAGATCTGGGACTTTCCGGGGCAGATCGATTTTTTCGATCCGACGTTCGATTCGGACATGATATTTGGGGGCTGTGGGGCACTAGTGTTCGTGATAGATGCTCAGGACGATTACGTCGAGGCACTAACGAAGCTAAACCAGACCGTCACCAAGGCACACAAGGTCAATCCGCGCATCAAGTTCGAGGTGTTTATCCACAAGGTGGACGGTGTGAGCGACGACTTTAAGATGGAATCCCAGCGGGACATACACTCGCGGGCGACGGACGATCTGATCGATGCGGGGCTGGAAGGCGTTCATCTAAACTTTCACCTGACGTCCATCTACGATCACTCGATATTTGAGGCGTTTTCGAAGGTGGTCCAGAAGTTGATACCTCAGCTAGCGGCACTCGAGAATCTGCTCAACCTGTTCATTCACAACTCCGGCATCGAAAAGGCGTTCCTGTTTGATGTGGTGTCGAAGATCTACATCGCTACCGATGCGACACCGGTGGACATGCAAAGCTACGAGCTGTGCTGCGACATGATCGATGTGGTTATTGATCTTTCCTGCATCTATGG CTCCCGGGACAATCCGGACGTGCCCGCGTTCGACAACCAGAGCTCGAGCATTATCAAAATGAACAACAGCACGGTACTGTACCTCCGGGAGGTGAACAAATTCCTAGCCTTGGTGTGCATTATTCGGGAGGAAAGCTTCTCCCGGCAGGGTGTGATCGATTACAACTTTCTCTGCTTCCGCGAAGCCATTACGCAAGTGTTTGAGCTTCGCTTTAAGCACCAAAAGCTCGAAGCCATCGAACAAGACTCGGACAATTTGGAGGACCTAAGAGATTTCGAACGGGGCGATGTTATATCGTCCATGAAACGGTTCCAGGACTAG
- the LOC118512087 gene encoding LOW QUALITY PROTEIN: proton-coupled amino acid transporter-like protein pathetic (The sequence of the model RefSeq protein was modified relative to this genomic sequence to represent the inferred CDS: deleted 2 bases in 2 codons) produces the protein MVNEYTGPPPQEMETFLPQDAKNGATVYKFTPAKSDVEANGTIQFDPFKERKLEHPTTDGETLTHLLKASLGTGILAMPVAFSYAGLVGGILATVFTAFICTHCAYVLVKCGHTLYRRTHRTAMSFSEIAEVAFENGPEWGRRFGMPTSYCIRYGLFITYFGTCAVYTVIIATNFQQVIEHYYGSPLNLRVMIALLLVPLILLSWVPNLKYLAPVSMVANVFMGVGLGITFYYLVTDMPPVESRPLFSPVMQWPAFFAIVIFAMEAIGVVMPLENQMKTPQNFIGICGVLNQGMAGVTLIYILLGFLGYVKYGDEAAGSITLNLPVDEIPAQAVKILIALAVYCTFGLQFYVCLDIGWVAIKDRFTKRPRLVEYVMRTILVTAAVLLAVAVPTIGPFIGLIGAFCFSILGLLIPIVIEMVTYWEEGFGPGNWIVWKNVIVFVFGIIALVFGSKSSIQDILALYA, from the exons ATGGTGAAC GAATACACGGGACCACCTCCGCAGGAAATGGAAACATTCCTGCCTCAGGATGCAAAGAACGGAGCCACTGT GTACAAGTTTACACCTGCCAAATCTGATGTCGAGGCCAATGGCACAATACAGTTTGATCCGTTTAAAGAACGGAAATTAGAACATCCTACAAC TGATGGCGAAACGTTAACGCATCTGCTGAAGGCTTCGCTCGGTACGGGCATCCTGGCGATGCCGGTCGCTTTCAGCTACGCTGGTCTGGTTGGAGGTATCCTAGCTACCGTCTTCACCGCTTTCATCTGCACGCACTGCGCGTACGTGCTGGTCAAGTGCGGCCACACGCTCTACCGTCGCACGCATCGGACAGCAATGAGCTTCTCGGAGATTGCCGAGGTGGCGTTCGAGAATGGACCGGAGTGGGGCCGTCGGTTTGGCATGCCAACGTCGTACTGCATCCGATACGGGCTTTTCATAACGTACTTCGGTACCTGTGCCGTCTATACCGTCATCATTGCGACCAACTTCCAGCAAGTGATCGAGCACTACTACGGCAGTCCGCTGAATCTGCGTGTGATGATTGCTCTGCTGCTCGTGCCGCTCATCCTTCTGTCCTGGGTGCCGAACCTGAAGTACCTCGCACCGGTCTCGATGGTCGCGAACGTGTTTATGGGCGTTGGGTTGGGCATTACGTTCTACTATCTGGTCACCGATATGCCGCCGGTCGAATCGCGTCCGCTCTTTTCT CCTGTGATGCAATGGCCCGCATTCTTCGCCATTGTGATCTTTGCGATGGAGGCTATCGGTGTGGTGATGCCGTTGGAAAATCAGATGAAAACGCCCCAAAACTTTATCGGCATCTGTGGTGTGCTGAACCAGGGCATGGCCGGTGTGACGCTGATCTACATCCTGCTCGGTTTCCTAGGTTACGTGAAGTATGGTGATGAGGCGGCAGGCAGCATTACACTCAATCTGCCGGTAGATGAAAT ACCCGCTCAAGCGGTAAAGATCCTGATCGCGCTAGCTGTGTACTGTACGTTTGGACTTCAGTTCTATGTGTGCCTCGACATTGGCTGGGTTGCCATTAAGGATCGGTTCACCAAGCGACCGAGACTGGTGGAGTACGTTATGCGCACCATCCTCGTGACTGCCGCCGTTCTGCTAGCTGTCGCC GTACCGACCATTGGTCCGTTCATCGGTCTCATCGGTGCATTCTGCTTCTCGATCCTCGGCCTGCTGATCCCAATCGTCATCGAGATGGTTACGTACTGGGAGGAAGGGTTCGGACCCGGCAACTGGATCGTGTGGAAGAACGTGATCGTCTTCGTGTTCGGCATCATTGCGCTCGTGTTTGGTTCTAAGAGCTCCATCCAGGACATCCTTGCGCTGTACGCCTAG